A DNA window from Castanea sativa cultivar Marrone di Chiusa Pesio chromosome 7, ASM4071231v1 contains the following coding sequences:
- the LOC142643218 gene encoding uncharacterized protein LOC142643218: MKQLQHFIHPEHPLVFNEDRIYGKICLGCREPILGPSYSCKECRDYDYRHHKSCAELPLGLLHHPLHPLHPLILFDEETDHPEGEKSNCDVCKEKRWGYCYFCYRCNFKLHIKCGSLAPATEASEVHHHPLIPLWRWMMFTCDLCGKEDKGMPYVCTPCGFLIHRRCDGFPGRLKVIRHNHLLNLIHSLELHQSNSQLCQLCFLKVDTNYGLYYCSRCDFAAHLHCAMSGGNREDINLLEFKEEESAESKAMLENEDSKLHQFICNGLYYKCSKCYFYVADFHCSLISNTLTHACHKHPLYLSITNYEQKCSICGSENYRVFRCTTCEFVLDFKCATVPQTAWYNQHEHPFTLHCTPEDDSGEYYCDICEEERDPKQWFYYCEDCSYPAHSKLSCSKSLALEEDLQKWNEEEFGHMIRCGFFDKWRNRIYFCISAVHFSLLVNGSPHSLFGSSRRICQGDPLSLLLFVLVMEALSKMMEKAVGFSMGREGRNNLLISHLLFADDTLIFCEKDPG, encoded by the exons ATGAAGCAGCTTCAACATTTTATTCATCCGGAGCATCCGTTGGTCTTCAACGAAGACAGAATTTACGGCAAAATTTGTCTTGGGTGCAGAGAACCAATATTGGGTCCTAGCTATAGTTGTAAAGAATGCAGAGACTACGACTACAGGCATCATAAATCATGTGCGGAACTACCCCTTGGGTTGCTGCACCATCCCTTGCACCCATTACATCCTCTTATTCTCTTTGATGAAGAGACAGATCATCCTGAGGGAGAAAAGAGCAATTGTGATGTCTGCAAAGAAAAACGTTGGGGATACTGTTATTTTTGTTACCGATGCAACTTTAAGCTTCACATCAAATGTGGTTCTTTAGCGCCCGCCACGGAAGCATCTGAAGTCCACCACCACCCATTGATTCCCTTATGGAGGTGGATGATGTTCACTTGTGACCTTTGTGGCAAAGAAGACAAGGGTATGCCCTATGTGTGTACCCCTTGTGGTTTCTTGATTCATAGAAGATGTGATGGCTTCCCAGGCAGACTCAAAGTCATACGGCACAATCACCTGCTCAACCTCATCCATTCTCTTGAACTCCATCAATCCAACTCCCAATTATGTCAACTCTGTTTTCTAAAAGTGGACACAAACTATGGCCTTTACTATTGCTCCAGATGCGATTTCGCTGCCCATCTCCATTGTGCTATGAGCGGGGGAAACAGGGAGGACATAAATTTGCTGGAATTTAAAGAGGAGGAGTCCGCCGAGTCAAAAGCTATGCTGGAAAATGAAGATTCAAAGCTCCATCAATTC ATATGCAATGGCTTATACTATAAGTGTTCTAAATGCTACTTCTATGTGGCCGATTTTCATTGTAGTTTGATCTCAAACACCCTTACTCATGCTTGTCATAAGCATCCTCTTTACCTTTCAATCACAAACTATGAACAGAAGTGTAGTATTTGTGGTTCTGAAAATTACAGAGTGTTCCGTTGTACCACTTGTGAATTTGTTCTAGACTTCAAATGTGCTACAGTACCACAAACCGCATGGTACAACCAACATGAGCATCCCTTCACTCTACATTGTACTCCTGAAGATGACTCCGGCGAATATTACTGTGACATCTGTGAAGAAGAACGAGATCCCAAGCAATGGTTCTACTACTGTGAAGATTGCAGTTATCCTGCTCATTCCAAAT TGTCATGTTCCAAATCTTTAGCCTTGGAAGAGGATTTACAGAAGTGGAATGAAGAGGAGTTTGGCCATATGATT AGATGCGGcttttttgataagtggagGAATCGGatttatttttgcatttcaGCAGTGCACTTTTCCCTATTGGTAAATGGAAGTCCGCATAGTCTTTTTGGAAGCTCCAGAAGGATTTGTCAAGGTGATCCATTATCCCTATTGCTCTTTGTTCTTGTTATGGAAGCTTTGAGCAAAATGATGGAGAAAGCAGTGGGTTTCTCAATGGGCAGGGAAGGGAGGAATAATCTTTTGATTTCTCATTTACTGTTTGCAGACGACACTctgatattttgtgaaaaagaTCCTGGATGA